The following proteins come from a genomic window of Salvia hispanica cultivar TCC Black 2014 chromosome 4, UniMelb_Shisp_WGS_1.0, whole genome shotgun sequence:
- the LOC125224277 gene encoding endo-1,3;1,4-beta-D-glucanase-like yields the protein MLGPHCTENPPSLSSTCGAGNIQEIGGLQTYVTGDQNSKLAILLAADAFGYEAPKLRSLADKIAALGFLVVVPDLFHGDPFSFEKPREAWSTAHTPDKGCDDAKNVVEALRSRGVVKVGAAGFCWGGMAVVRLAKYDCIDAAVLLHPGPITQDQINEVKCPIAILGAEIDNYAPPELLKQLGEVLAEKSEVDSYVKIFPGVAHGWSVRYEDDDEFGVKSAEESHVDVMNWFTKHIK from the exons ATGTTGGGGCCTCACTGCACAGAAAATCCCCCAAGTCTGAGTTCAACATGTGGAGCAGGAAATATTCAAGAAATTGGAGGCCTTCAAACTTATGTCACAGGAGATCAAAACTCCAAGCTTGCTATTCTTCTAGCTGCTGATGCCTTTG GATATGAAGCTCCAAAGTTGAG GAGCCTAGCTGACAAAATTGCAGCTCTAGGTTTCTTAGTTGTGGTTCCTGACCTCTTCCACGGCGATCCATTCAGCTTCGAGAAGCCACGAGAAGCCTGGTCGACTGCTCACACCCCT GACAAAGGGTGTGATGATGCCAAGAATGTGGTTGAAGCTTTGAGAAGCAGAGGTGTGGTTAAAGTAGGCGCTGCCGGTTTCTGTTGGGGAG GAATGGCTGTGGTGAGACTAGCAAAATATGATTGCATAGATGCTGCAGTTTTATTGCATCCTGGCCCTATTACACAAGACCAAATTAATG AGGTGAAATGTCCAATTGCAATCTTGGGAGCAGAGATTGACAACTATGCACCACCTGAGCTGTTGAAGCAGTTAGGAGAGGTTTTAGCAGAGAAATCTGAG GTTGATAGCTATGTGAAGATATTTCCTGGTGTCGCGCACGGATGGAGCGTGCGGTACGAGGACGACGACGAATTTGGTGTGAAGAGTGCTGAAGAATCTCATGTGGATGTGATGAACTGGTTTACCAAACACATCAAGTAA
- the LOC125223528 gene encoding endo-1,3;1,4-beta-D-glucanase-like encodes MSGAQCCENPPTLNSGSGNGKVEEFGGLSSYISGPANSNAALILISDVFGYEAPHLRKIADEVGAAGFRVVVPDFFRGEPFVADQKPFTEWMKDHGPDQGFEDAKPVIEALKSKGITKIGAAGFCWGAKVVVELSKRPYIQAAVLIHPSFVEVDDFQGVKVPLSLLAAELDNMCPPELVKQFEAALNANPDVDSFVKIFAGCSHGWSVRYSDEDEGAVKSAEEAEKDMLDWFVKYLK; translated from the exons ATGTCTGGAGCTCAGTGTTGTGAGAATCCACCAACTCTAAACTCGGGCAGTGGAAATGGGAAAGTTGAAGAATTTGGAGGCCTTAGCTCTTACATTTCTGGCCCTGCTAATTCCAATGCTGCTCTCATTTTGATCTCTGATGTTTTTg GATATGAAGCTCCACATTTGAG GAAGATTGCAGACGAAGTCGGGGCTGCTGGATTTCGTGTCGTGGTGCCAGATTTCTTCCGCGGAGAACCCTTCGTAGCTGATCAGAAGCCATTTACTGAATGGATGAAAGACCATGGACCA GATCAGGGATTTGAAGATGCAAAACCAGTTATTGAAGCTCTGAAAAGCAAAGGGATCACCAAGATTGGAGCTGCTGGCTTCTGCTGGGGAG CCAAGGTGGTTGTGGAGCTGTCGAAGCGTCCTTACATCCAAGCCGCGGTGCTCATACATCCTTCCTTCGTCGAAGTAGATGATTTTCAGG GGGTGAAGGTCCCGTTATCTTTACTTGCAGCTGAGCTTGACAATATGTGTCCACCGGAGCTTGTCAAGCAATTCGAAGCTGCCTTAAACGCTAATCCTGAT GTGGATAGCTTTGTGAAGATATTCGCGGGGTGTTCACACGGGTGGTCTGTGAGGTACAGTGACGAAGACGAAGGGGCCGTGAAGAGTGCTGAGGAGGCTGAGAAAGACATGCTGGATTGGTTTGTTAAGTATCTCAAGTGA